Proteins from one Acidobacteriota bacterium genomic window:
- a CDS encoding dihydrodipicolinate synthase family protein, whose translation MDYSGIYPPAATPFKDDAIDTAGLAHNTKRWMKTGLRGLLALGSNGEAAFLDEDEAERVVVTMREHTPRDRMLLVGTGRQSTRATIAATRRAAKAGADAVLVLTPFYFKSQMTQEALVEHYRAVADASPVPVLLYNFTAVTGINLAPDTVATLSQHPNIVGQKDSNGDVGQVAAIVARVPSDFPVLVGSAGTLYPAMMVGAAGAIVAVANVVPDVCVKLYDLVHAGRHDEARVLQRRLTPLAVAVTGTYGIAGLKATMEMAGYVGGTPRMPLRPVKPEARETLKRLYDELVAT comes from the coding sequence ATGGACTACTCCGGCATCTATCCACCCGCTGCCACGCCCTTTAAGGATGACGCGATCGACACCGCCGGTCTGGCGCACAACACGAAGCGCTGGATGAAGACGGGCCTGCGTGGGTTGCTTGCGCTCGGGTCGAACGGCGAGGCGGCGTTTCTCGACGAGGACGAAGCCGAGCGCGTCGTGGTGACGATGCGCGAGCACACGCCGCGCGATCGGATGCTGCTCGTGGGCACAGGTCGCCAGTCCACGCGGGCGACCATCGCGGCCACCAGGCGCGCGGCGAAGGCCGGAGCCGACGCGGTCCTGGTGCTGACGCCGTTCTACTTCAAGAGCCAGATGACGCAGGAGGCGCTGGTGGAGCACTACCGCGCCGTGGCGGACGCGTCGCCGGTGCCGGTCCTGCTTTACAACTTCACCGCCGTCACGGGGATCAACCTGGCGCCGGATACGGTGGCCACCCTCTCGCAGCATCCCAACATCGTCGGCCAGAAGGACTCGAACGGGGACGTGGGCCAGGTCGCCGCCATCGTCGCCCGTGTGCCGTCCGACTTTCCGGTGCTGGTCGGGTCGGCGGGCACGCTCTACCCGGCGATGATGGTGGGCGCCGCCGGTGCGATCGTTGCGGTGGCCAACGTGGTGCCGGACGTCTGCGTGAAGCTGTACGATTTGGTGCACGCCGGGCGCCACGACGAGGCGCGCGTGCTGCAGCGGCGGTTGACGCCCCTCGCCGTCGCGGTCACGGGCACCTACGGCATCGCGGGATTGAAGGCGACGATGGAGATGGCCGGGTACGTGGGGGGGACGCCGCGCATGCCGCTGCGGCCGGTCAAGCCCGAAGCCCGCGAGACGTTAAAGCGGCTGTATGACGAATTGGTGGCGACATGA
- a CDS encoding alanine--glyoxylate aminotransferase family protein — protein MAAPVLSHLDPDLMAMMDQMRGQLAQVFRAPAGSFAFAVSGTGTSAMETAVANLVGDKTRVLSLVGGYFADRIAGMCQRYGGQVTRLDYEWGRAVDPEAVRRALKEKGADMITVVHAETSTGVLNPVEQVAAIAREHGALVIVDAVTSLGGHPLDVEKWGIGACYSCAQKCIGAPSGLAPIVFSPAALERRVKARSFYFDLALLEDYWLRRKYHHTICASLVYALREALLMVEEEGLEARWTRHREHHIALAAGLSGLGLSLLPPEPERLWTLNAVRVPDGVDETAVRKQMLQQFNIEIGAGLGPLAGKIWRVGLMGASSTPNIILLLLGALESVLRAQKHR, from the coding sequence ATGGCCGCCCCCGTCCTGAGCCATCTCGATCCTGATCTGATGGCCATGATGGACCAGATGCGCGGGCAACTCGCGCAGGTCTTCCGTGCGCCGGCCGGGTCGTTTGCGTTCGCGGTTTCCGGTACGGGCACGTCGGCGATGGAAACGGCCGTGGCCAACCTGGTCGGCGACAAGACGCGCGTCCTGTCTCTGGTGGGAGGCTACTTTGCCGATCGTATCGCCGGCATGTGCCAGCGTTACGGCGGGCAGGTGACCAGGCTCGATTACGAGTGGGGCCGCGCGGTCGACCCCGAAGCCGTGCGCCGCGCCCTCAAGGAGAAGGGCGCGGACATGATCACCGTGGTGCACGCTGAAACCTCGACGGGCGTGCTCAACCCGGTCGAGCAGGTCGCGGCCATCGCCCGCGAACACGGCGCGCTGGTGATCGTCGACGCGGTCACCTCGCTTGGTGGCCATCCGCTGGATGTGGAGAAGTGGGGCATTGGCGCCTGCTACAGCTGTGCGCAGAAGTGCATCGGCGCGCCGTCTGGCCTCGCGCCCATCGTGTTCTCGCCCGCCGCGCTGGAGCGCCGGGTCAAGGCGCGCAGTTTCTATTTCGATCTCGCGCTGCTCGAGGATTATTGGCTGCGTCGCAAGTACCATCACACGATCTGCGCGTCGCTCGTCTACGCGCTGCGCGAAGCGTTGTTGATGGTCGAGGAAGAAGGGCTTGAGGCGCGATGGACCCGGCACCGCGAGCATCACATCGCCCTGGCTGCCGGCCTGAGCGGGCTGGGCCTCTCGCTGTTGCCGCCCGAGCCCGAACGGCTGTGGACGCTGAATGCGGTTCGCGTGCCCGACGGCGTAGACGAGACGGCGGTGCGCAAGCAGATGCTGCAGCAGTTCAACATCGAGATTGGCGCGGGCCTCGGGCCGCTTGCCGGTAAAATCTGGCGCGTTGGCCTGATGGGCGCCAGCTCGACCCCCAATATCATCCTGTTGTTGCTGGGTGCGTTGGAATCCGTGCTACGCGCACAGAAACACAGGTGA
- the mtgA gene encoding monofunctional biosynthetic peptidoglycan transglycosylase, translating to MIRKLFTGIVVLAVVGFGCAVYAYLTLPDVRSLRTANPPTTTFIELRMREAESAGKKPRRVQTWVSYERISSHLKRAVLVTEDAAFFQHEGVDFDELEKSVELNWKKGQFLRGGSTITQQLAKNLYLSPSKNPVRKFREFLIARRLEAELSKRRIFEIYLNVIEWGDGLYGAEAAARQYYKVPAAALGPEQAAMLASMIFNPRKYNPALPTRFLQKRQQLILARMGAIAPPPADQPGPPPVPKT from the coding sequence ATGATCCGGAAACTGTTCACCGGGATCGTGGTGCTGGCGGTCGTCGGATTCGGTTGCGCGGTCTACGCGTACCTCACGCTGCCAGACGTCCGCTCGTTGCGCACGGCCAACCCGCCGACCACGACCTTTATCGAGTTGCGAATGCGCGAGGCCGAGAGCGCCGGCAAGAAGCCGCGGCGCGTGCAGACGTGGGTGTCGTACGAACGCATCTCGTCGCACCTGAAGCGGGCCGTGCTGGTGACCGAAGACGCCGCCTTCTTCCAGCACGAGGGTGTTGATTTCGACGAACTCGAGAAGTCGGTCGAATTGAACTGGAAAAAGGGCCAGTTCCTGCGCGGCGGCAGCACCATCACGCAGCAGCTGGCCAAGAATCTCTACCTGTCGCCGTCGAAAAACCCCGTGCGCAAGTTCCGCGAGTTCTTGATCGCGCGCCGGCTCGAAGCCGAGCTGTCCAAACGGCGCATCTTCGAGATCTACCTGAACGTGATCGAGTGGGGCGATGGGCTCTATGGCGCCGAGGCGGCAGCCCGCCAGTACTACAAGGTTCCGGCGGCTGCGCTCGGGCCCGAGCAGGCGGCGATGCTGGCGTCGATGATCTTCAATCCGCGCAAGTACAATCCCGCGCTGCCGACCCGGTTTCTGCAGAAGCGCCAGCAGCTCATCCTGGCGCGCATGGGCGCCATCGCGCCCCCGCCCGCCGACCAGCCCGGCCCGCCACCGGTTCCCAAAACCTGA
- a CDS encoding C40 family peptidase — MSVARASASLLLLGLFASLLTGCASSHGPRLRVLPPRSSSAAPPSDSTIVRSALGYLGTPYVLGGTTPSGFDCSGFVWYVYRLHGVELPRNVAIQAGVGRHVDREDIRPGDLVFFSTTGPGFTHVGIATSHDAFVHAPNSRGVVRVEPLTSPYWSQHYAGARRLVWSDPMP; from the coding sequence ATGTCTGTTGCACGCGCCAGCGCGTCGCTGCTCCTGCTCGGGTTGTTTGCGTCCCTGTTGACCGGGTGCGCGTCCAGCCACGGGCCGCGGCTGCGCGTCCTGCCTCCTCGTTCGTCGTCGGCCGCGCCGCCATCAGACTCGACCATTGTGCGCTCCGCGCTTGGGTATCTTGGCACGCCGTACGTGCTGGGCGGCACGACGCCGTCCGGGTTCGATTGCAGCGGGTTTGTCTGGTACGTGTATCGCCTGCACGGCGTGGAACTGCCGCGAAATGTGGCCATCCAGGCGGGCGTCGGCCGGCACGTCGATCGTGAGGATATCCGGCCGGGAGATCTGGTGTTCTTCAGCACCACGGGCCCCGGCTTCACGCACGTGGGGATTGCCACCAGCCATGATGCCTTCGTGCACGCGCCGAATTCGAGGGGCGTGGTCCGCGTCGAGCCGTTGACGTCGCCGTACTGGTCCCAGCACTATGCAGGCGCTCGGCGTCTCGTCTGGTCCGACCCGATGCCCTGA
- a CDS encoding Rieske 2Fe-2S domain-containing protein, giving the protein MKDESASHGCDPCGCLNPRRDFIRQVAVLAAGLVAGSCGFAAAAELPIAFGGSLGRAGDEISYPIPANDGVTIDRDNAVIIVRSQGKVMAFNLSCPHQNAAVRWRQADLRFECSKHDSVYTPDGTYVGGRATRNMDRFAIKRSGSSIIVNVAQMIQSDEQKAAWDAATVAV; this is encoded by the coding sequence ATGAAGGACGAATCCGCCTCCCACGGGTGCGACCCGTGCGGATGTCTGAATCCACGCCGGGATTTCATCCGCCAGGTTGCCGTGCTGGCGGCGGGCCTCGTCGCGGGGAGCTGTGGCTTCGCTGCGGCCGCCGAACTCCCGATTGCCTTCGGCGGTTCCCTCGGACGGGCGGGCGACGAGATTAGCTATCCGATCCCCGCCAATGACGGCGTGACCATCGACCGTGACAACGCGGTCATCATCGTGCGGTCTCAGGGGAAGGTGATGGCCTTCAACCTGTCATGCCCGCACCAGAACGCGGCCGTGCGCTGGCGCCAGGCCGACCTGCGGTTCGAGTGCAGCAAGCACGACTCGGTCTACACGCCCGACGGCACGTACGTCGGCGGTCGCGCCACGCGCAACATGGATCGCTTCGCTATCAAGCGGAGCGGCAGCTCGATCATCGTCAATGTGGCGCAGATGATTCAGTCGGACGAGCAGAAGGCCGCGTGGGACGCGGCCACCGTCGCGGTCTAG
- a CDS encoding sugar phosphate nucleotidyltransferase has product MSTHLWAVVLAGGDGQRVASLTAGDDGQPIPKQYCAFGGRESMIRWAFARALGVVARDRILFVVAEQHRRYWERELADIPAGNILVQPRNRGTAAGVLLAAVHVLFRRDPKARLLMLPSDHYVADEDVLRDALLDVLRTRDSRHRRILLLGMTPEKCDADYGWILPAGGGAQAGVAHFVEKPNLDGALALMRRGALVNSFMFVAQASALLRACQQTVPELVQAFVAREAAGAAAPSLTDFYRNLPSADMSRDVLTKLTASLAVVRIPPCGWSDLGTPARLHAYQSRQPRIAQLPDGTPAQRSVAELEATA; this is encoded by the coding sequence ATGAGCACGCATTTGTGGGCGGTCGTGCTGGCGGGTGGCGACGGACAGCGCGTGGCTTCCCTGACGGCTGGCGACGACGGCCAGCCCATTCCCAAACAGTACTGTGCCTTTGGCGGGCGCGAATCGATGATTCGCTGGGCATTCGCCCGGGCGCTTGGGGTGGTGGCGCGCGACCGCATCCTGTTCGTGGTCGCCGAGCAGCACCGGCGCTACTGGGAACGGGAACTGGCGGACATCCCTGCCGGCAACATCCTTGTTCAGCCCCGGAATCGCGGCACGGCGGCCGGTGTACTGCTGGCGGCCGTTCATGTCCTGTTTCGCCGTGACCCGAAGGCGCGACTGCTGATGCTGCCTTCGGACCACTACGTCGCCGACGAAGACGTCCTGCGCGACGCGCTGCTCGACGTGCTGAGGACGCGGGACTCACGCCACCGCCGCATCCTGCTGCTGGGCATGACACCGGAAAAGTGCGACGCCGACTACGGTTGGATCCTGCCGGCGGGAGGTGGCGCACAGGCTGGTGTGGCGCACTTCGTGGAGAAGCCGAACCTCGACGGGGCGCTCGCCTTGATGCGGCGTGGCGCGCTCGTCAACAGCTTCATGTTTGTCGCGCAGGCGAGCGCGTTACTGCGGGCATGCCAACAGACGGTGCCGGAACTCGTGCAGGCGTTTGTGGCCAGGGAAGCAGCGGGCGCGGCGGCCCCAAGCCTGACCGACTTCTACCGCAACCTGCCGAGTGCGGACATGTCGCGCGATGTCCTGACAAAGTTGACCGCGAGCCTGGCCGTCGTCCGTATCCCCCCGTGCGGATGGAGCGATCTCGGCACGCCCGCGCGGCTTCATGCCTATCAAAGCCGGCAGCCCCGGATCGCGCAACTGCCAGACGGCACGCCGGCCCAGCGGTCAGTCGCCGAACTGGAGGCGACCGCCTGA
- a CDS encoding HNH endonuclease, with amino-acid sequence MEQTLLLNASYEPLKVVHWRKAVTLWCQGKVEVISVYDREIRSVSITFRLPSVIRLLRYVRIRQRFDYVPFSRANIYARDGHTCQYCGHPMPTSELTFDHVVPVAHGGRKAWENIVTCCVSCNRRKGGRTPAGAGMRLVRLPKRPESVPALRITIGLRHAPESWRDYVYWNVELEDD; translated from the coding sequence ATGGAGCAGACGCTCCTCCTCAACGCCTCGTACGAGCCATTGAAGGTGGTTCATTGGCGGAAGGCCGTGACCCTGTGGTGCCAGGGCAAGGTAGAGGTGATCTCTGTCTACGACCGCGAGATTCGCAGCGTCTCGATTACGTTCCGGCTTCCGTCGGTCATCCGGCTGCTGCGTTACGTCAGGATTAGACAGCGATTCGACTACGTGCCGTTCTCCCGGGCGAATATTTACGCCCGCGACGGGCACACGTGCCAGTACTGCGGCCACCCGATGCCCACCAGCGAGCTGACGTTCGACCACGTTGTGCCGGTGGCTCACGGCGGCCGAAAGGCATGGGAGAACATTGTCACCTGCTGCGTGTCGTGCAACCGGCGAAAGGGCGGGCGCACGCCGGCCGGTGCCGGGATGCGCCTGGTCCGGCTGCCCAAACGGCCCGAATCGGTGCCGGCGCTGCGGATCACCATCGGGCTCAGGCATGCGCCAGAGAGCTGGCGCGATTACGTGTATTGGAACGTCGAACTTGAGGACGATTAG
- a CDS encoding gluconolaconase, translating to MSGERLPVVHVAGLDAHVVVAGTSRLGVIVPEGAPGGRAVVTVDGAAGNAELEIGAVVAKEVHQVDNPAIAPAGTLYVTCSGRRGQQVPVSVIRVGADGIQEPYLNGIVNATSMAFDAHGALHVSSRFDGTVYRVKPDHTLEVVAGELGAACGIAFGSDGTLFVGDRGGTIFRIGQAGRVVPFVTLPPSVVAYHLAIGPDDDLFVAAPTFDTCDRVYRVSPLGEVRVVSTEFGRPQGLACDADGNLYVSEAVAGGAGLYRVREGQPRELVMAASVLVGLAFDPRGGLVVASNDTVYRLDVPMRPWVARA from the coding sequence GTGTCCGGGGAGCGTCTGCCTGTTGTCCACGTGGCCGGACTCGACGCGCATGTGGTCGTCGCGGGGACAAGTCGGCTTGGCGTGATCGTCCCGGAGGGCGCACCAGGCGGCCGGGCCGTCGTGACCGTTGACGGGGCGGCAGGTAACGCCGAACTCGAAATCGGCGCGGTCGTCGCGAAAGAGGTTCACCAGGTTGACAATCCCGCGATTGCGCCTGCCGGCACGTTGTATGTGACCTGCAGCGGGCGGCGCGGTCAGCAGGTCCCGGTCTCGGTCATCCGCGTGGGCGCCGATGGCATTCAGGAGCCATATCTCAATGGCATCGTCAACGCCACGTCCATGGCGTTTGACGCCCACGGGGCCCTGCACGTGTCCAGCCGCTTCGATGGCACGGTCTACCGCGTGAAGCCCGATCACACCCTCGAGGTCGTGGCCGGGGAACTCGGCGCCGCCTGCGGGATTGCCTTCGGGTCGGACGGGACGTTGTTTGTCGGCGACCGCGGCGGGACGATCTTCCGGATCGGGCAGGCGGGCCGGGTGGTGCCGTTTGTGACGCTGCCGCCAAGCGTGGTGGCGTACCACCTGGCCATTGGGCCCGACGATGACCTGTTCGTGGCGGCGCCGACGTTTGACACCTGTGACCGGGTCTACCGGGTCAGCCCGCTGGGCGAGGTACGGGTCGTGTCCACCGAGTTCGGGCGTCCCCAGGGATTGGCCTGTGATGCGGACGGCAATCTGTACGTATCGGAAGCGGTGGCTGGTGGGGCGGGCCTCTACCGGGTTCGCGAAGGCCAGCCGCGCGAACTCGTGATGGCGGCGTCGGTGCTGGTCGGGTTGGCCTTTGACCCGCGCGGTGGATTGGTGGTCGCCTCCAACGACACGGTGTACAGGTTGGATGTGCCAATGCGGCCATGGGTGGCCAGGGCGTGA
- a CDS encoding amino acid permease, producing the protein MEVVLQLFQRKPISELLIDSDRPDALKRVLGAGDLIMLAIGAVIGAGIFGAIGTAAAGQVDAAGHVVRSGAGPALVLSFLLLGGACALAALCYSELAAMIPQAGSAYAYSYATLGELVAWIIGWDLILEYAVGNVAVAISWGDYFTTLLRGIGVTLPVWLTTGYRTALLSSDPQTHALLQSAPSFAGIPILINVPAFGIVMAITWLLVRGARESTTANNIMVVIKLAVLTLFVVVGATHINTANYHPFAPNGFTGIHQGAAIVFFAYIGFDAISTAAEETRNPQRNLPIGILGGLAICTVIYVVVGAVLTGIVPYQKLAVADPLARALEIAGFSTVGWLVALGAAVSMAAVLLVFQYGQPRIFFAMARDGLLPKWAAKVHPVHRTPVVTTIVTGVVVALASAVGDAAETYDLTNIGTLFAFMLVCAGVLVLRYTEPERHRPFRVPFVWPVTLLGAAACLFIMQGLPPQAWRRFGWWLAIGLVIYFAYGVRHSRLRASNRAS; encoded by the coding sequence TTGGAGGTCGTTCTGCAACTCTTCCAGCGTAAGCCAATAAGCGAACTCTTGATCGACAGTGATCGGCCGGATGCTTTGAAACGCGTCCTCGGTGCGGGCGACCTCATCATGTTGGCGATCGGCGCCGTGATCGGTGCGGGCATTTTTGGCGCGATCGGGACGGCTGCGGCCGGCCAGGTGGACGCTGCTGGCCATGTTGTTCGCAGCGGCGCCGGCCCAGCACTGGTGTTGTCATTCCTGCTGCTCGGCGGGGCCTGTGCACTCGCCGCATTGTGCTACTCGGAATTAGCGGCGATGATCCCGCAGGCTGGGAGTGCGTACGCCTACTCGTACGCCACGCTGGGGGAGCTTGTTGCCTGGATCATTGGCTGGGACCTCATCCTCGAATATGCCGTCGGCAATGTCGCCGTCGCGATCTCGTGGGGCGACTACTTCACGACGTTGCTGCGGGGAATCGGGGTGACGCTGCCGGTGTGGTTGACCACTGGCTACCGCACCGCCCTCTTGAGTTCGGACCCACAGACGCACGCGCTGCTGCAGTCGGCGCCCAGCTTTGCTGGCATTCCCATTCTGATCAATGTGCCGGCCTTCGGTATCGTCATGGCCATCACGTGGTTGTTGGTCCGGGGTGCCCGCGAGAGCACGACTGCCAACAACATCATGGTCGTCATCAAGCTCGCTGTTCTGACGCTATTCGTCGTTGTCGGGGCTACCCACATCAATACGGCGAACTATCATCCGTTTGCGCCCAACGGCTTCACCGGCATTCACCAGGGCGCGGCCATCGTCTTTTTTGCTTATATCGGCTTCGACGCGATCTCCACCGCAGCAGAAGAGACGCGGAACCCACAACGCAACCTTCCGATCGGTATTCTCGGGGGATTGGCTATCTGTACGGTGATCTATGTCGTTGTCGGAGCGGTGCTGACCGGAATCGTCCCCTATCAGAAACTGGCCGTTGCCGACCCCCTGGCCAGGGCTCTCGAAATTGCAGGCTTCAGCACGGTTGGCTGGCTCGTGGCCCTTGGCGCAGCCGTGTCGATGGCGGCCGTTCTGCTGGTATTTCAGTACGGCCAGCCGCGTATCTTCTTCGCGATGGCGCGTGACGGACTCCTTCCCAAATGGGCCGCGAAAGTCCACCCGGTGCACCGCACGCCGGTTGTCACGACGATTGTCACGGGGGTGGTCGTGGCGTTGGCTTCTGCGGTGGGGGATGCGGCGGAAACGTACGACCTCACCAACATCGGAACACTGTTTGCGTTTATGCTCGTGTGCGCGGGTGTGCTGGTGTTGCGCTATACGGAGCCGGAGCGGCATCGTCCTTTCCGCGTTCCGTTCGTCTGGCCCGTCACGCTTCTTGGAGCGGCGGCCTGCCTGTTTATCATGCAGGGCCTGCCGCCACAGGCTTGGCGCCGATTTGGCTGGTGGCTGGCAATCGGATTAGTGATCTACTTCGCGTACGGCGTGCGTCACAGCCGGCTTCGCGCGTCGAACCGGGCGTCGTGA
- a CDS encoding SPFH domain-containing protein — protein MSWRKEIVMLGGLVGIVVVATVVVLALLSLVSFYSIGPTDVGLVRKRFGRKLPGDNPVAFLGEAGYQAQLLMPGLRFKFILIYAVTKSPWVQVPAGQIGVVIAQVGQPTPIGAKSAVYKKDFGNFTDMHAFVNGGGQKGVQRPVLSPGTLAPIHPVGFLVITKPHVFGVPAAEELRGKTTMLSVASFGLTGEQLDVTRIEPKATESGKVLDMVGIITSLEGDSLPAGDIASRLGGFDDIKAVEDRARGAGADISNAVLIETILGSKNGEHHSYQDFQTFLDRGGKIGLQHDPLLYGAYNLNPFLVRVEKVPMLVVEQGQVAVIKSYVGLPTEDTSGSEFKFGSLVRPGHRGIWEEPLRTGKYPINPRIYQAEVVPTSILNLNWSKATSQAHNLDKGLDPITAKSREGFVFNIDLQVLIHVPDTKAPRVISMVGSMMNLVNEVLQAAVGNLFRDKLGGMKATSFIETRQTVQQEAFEHISRQLDAYEVETRGVYIQDVIYPPELVKVLTEREIANQEIETFKKQKEAQDQRVATEAATGKADMQKDLARSEVGITIADNNANAKVAEGRGQASFTKQTGEAQADVIRAQGVAKAQGFKAQTEAIGQTGTLAVNVATVLADKKMQIVPQILVMGGGGGSIEALAATLTKMFATQAGVGPPLSEQEEGASAP, from the coding sequence ATGAGCTGGCGAAAGGAAATCGTCATGCTCGGAGGGTTGGTCGGCATCGTGGTCGTCGCGACGGTGGTGGTCCTGGCGCTGCTGTCGCTGGTCTCGTTCTACTCGATCGGGCCCACCGACGTCGGGCTCGTACGGAAACGCTTCGGCCGCAAGCTGCCGGGCGACAACCCCGTCGCCTTCCTCGGCGAGGCCGGCTACCAGGCGCAGTTGCTGATGCCAGGGCTGCGCTTCAAGTTCATCCTCATCTACGCCGTCACTAAGTCCCCGTGGGTGCAGGTGCCGGCCGGACAGATCGGGGTCGTCATCGCCCAGGTCGGCCAGCCGACGCCAATTGGCGCGAAGTCGGCGGTTTACAAAAAGGACTTCGGCAACTTCACCGACATGCATGCCTTCGTGAATGGAGGCGGACAGAAGGGCGTGCAGCGGCCGGTGCTCTCGCCTGGCACGCTCGCGCCGATTCATCCGGTCGGCTTCCTCGTGATAACCAAACCGCACGTGTTCGGCGTGCCGGCGGCCGAAGAACTGAGAGGCAAGACCACGATGCTGAGCGTCGCGTCGTTCGGCCTGACCGGCGAGCAACTCGACGTGACGCGCATCGAGCCGAAGGCGACGGAGAGCGGGAAGGTGCTTGACATGGTCGGCATCATCACGAGCCTCGAGGGCGACTCGCTGCCGGCCGGCGACATCGCGAGCCGCCTCGGCGGGTTCGACGACATCAAGGCCGTGGAGGACAGGGCGCGCGGCGCCGGCGCCGACATCAGCAACGCGGTGCTCATCGAGACCATCCTCGGATCGAAGAACGGCGAGCACCACTCGTATCAGGATTTCCAGACGTTTCTCGATCGCGGCGGCAAGATCGGTCTGCAGCACGACCCGCTGCTCTACGGCGCGTACAACCTCAACCCGTTTCTGGTGCGCGTCGAGAAGGTGCCCATGCTCGTCGTCGAGCAGGGCCAGGTGGCGGTCATTAAGTCGTACGTGGGATTGCCGACCGAAGACACGTCCGGTTCGGAATTCAAGTTCGGCAGCCTCGTGCGCCCCGGCCATCGCGGGATCTGGGAAGAGCCGCTGCGCACGGGCAAGTACCCGATCAATCCGCGCATCTACCAGGCGGAGGTCGTGCCGACCTCGATTCTCAACCTGAACTGGTCGAAGGCCACCTCGCAGGCGCACAACCTCGACAAGGGACTCGACCCCATCACGGCGAAGAGCCGCGAAGGGTTCGTGTTCAACATCGACCTGCAGGTGCTCATCCACGTGCCCGACACCAAGGCCCCGCGTGTCATCTCGATGGTCGGGTCGATGATGAACCTGGTCAACGAGGTGCTGCAGGCGGCCGTCGGCAACCTGTTCCGCGACAAGCTCGGCGGGATGAAGGCGACGTCGTTTATCGAGACGCGCCAGACCGTCCAGCAGGAGGCCTTTGAGCACATCTCGCGGCAACTGGACGCCTACGAGGTCGAGACCAGGGGCGTCTACATCCAGGACGTCATCTATCCGCCAGAACTGGTGAAGGTGCTGACCGAGCGCGAGATCGCCAATCAGGAGATCGAGACGTTCAAGAAACAGAAGGAGGCGCAGGACCAGCGCGTGGCGACCGAGGCCGCGACCGGCAAGGCCGACATGCAGAAGGACCTGGCACGCTCCGAGGTCGGCATCACCATCGCCGACAACAACGCGAACGCGAAGGTGGCCGAGGGCCGCGGGCAGGCGTCGTTCACGAAGCAGACGGGTGAGGCGCAGGCCGACGTCATTCGCGCCCAGGGCGTGGCGAAGGCGCAGGGCTTCAAGGCGCAGACCGAGGCCATCGGTCAGACCGGCACGCTGGCGGTGAACGTGGCGACGGTGCTGGCGGACAAGAAGATGCAGATCGTGCCGCAGATTCTCGTGATGGGCGGCGGCGGCGGATCGATCGAGGCGCTCGCGGCGACTCTGACGAAGATGTTCGCGACTCAGGCCGGCGTGGGCCCGCCGTTGTCGGAACAAGAGGAGGGGGCGTCGGCCCCGTAA
- a CDS encoding TonB family protein, producing MPRELFGDVVHSSMTIGNRKWYTLPLSVIVHALLITVVIIVPVLVADVLPAMPVMLAFGSAPRPPGPPPAPPPVQRAAARAAPAANPDAAPVNAPSGIKPDDGIVRDPEPADPSGVEGGVPGSVPGSIVAGLNEPPPPPMPVAPIRVFSGIRPPTRIKDVRPVYPDLAQKARVSGTVIIEAVIGPDGKVTDARVLRSIPLLDRAALDAVSQWLYTPTLLSGMPVSVVMTVTVTFTLQ from the coding sequence ATGCCGCGCGAACTGTTCGGAGATGTCGTTCACTCTTCGATGACCATCGGCAACCGGAAGTGGTACACGCTGCCGCTCTCGGTCATCGTCCACGCGCTGCTCATTACGGTTGTGATTATCGTGCCGGTGCTGGTCGCCGACGTGCTGCCGGCGATGCCGGTGATGCTGGCGTTTGGGTCCGCGCCACGCCCGCCGGGTCCTCCGCCCGCGCCACCACCGGTGCAGCGTGCGGCAGCCCGGGCCGCGCCTGCCGCCAATCCGGATGCCGCGCCAGTGAACGCGCCTTCGGGCATCAAGCCGGATGACGGCATCGTGCGCGATCCGGAACCGGCCGATCCCTCCGGCGTCGAAGGAGGCGTGCCTGGAAGCGTGCCGGGCAGCATCGTGGCTGGCCTGAATGAGCCGCCGCCTCCACCGATGCCCGTTGCGCCGATTCGCGTGTTCAGCGGCATCAGGCCGCCAACTCGGATCAAGGACGTGCGGCCGGTCTACCCGGACCTGGCTCAGAAAGCCAGGGTTTCTGGCACCGTGATCATCGAAGCGGTGATCGGACCGGACGGCAAGGTGACCGACGCCCGCGTCCTGCGATCGATCCCGCTGCTTGATCGTGCCGCGCTGGATGCGGTCTCCCAGTGGCTCTACACGCCGACGCTGCTCAGCGGCATGCCGGTGTCGGTCGTGATGACCGTGACGGTGACGTTCACGCTGCAGTAG